The following are encoded together in the Parabacteroides chongii genome:
- a CDS encoding FimB/Mfa2 family fimbrial subunit, whose protein sequence is MKRKMKSPISANRFAIHLMAMLIALCILPGCVMQDLEECPPVPPAKTGKVWFKFSFTLHNQMGEDGTYEDLFARYTQSVEIFIFDAGGRFIKKQTDTQGPFTDDYRLQTELAPGDYRAISWVNLHANPDIILLPEPQEGITTFDEMQVQLRHLTLKVTPNAATEPIPLFHGDTQTFTIRANDGYDQEIVIPSGLTRDTNRIRFAISWRDKDTQKLCPRWMHADSTRIYIDDNYGAIGFDNLPVQTDSLNYIPVYLSGGQAGKSTSATGNSDSEGDEAATLHAQAGMLRLMTSSTPGLRICRLQPDGSEKTVYRAALMNDFISRLYKTQEALDREDLFNIELEFTCEHVSEPDEPDEPDNPDNPDNPDNPDNPDNPDDPDNPDNPDVPDIPDIPVNPDKPGKESWIAVKISINGWTLVDNGDIDL, encoded by the coding sequence ATGAAGAGAAAGATGAAAAGTCCAATTTCCGCCAATCGGTTCGCTATCCACCTGATGGCTATGCTGATAGCACTCTGTATCCTACCGGGATGCGTCATGCAGGACCTGGAAGAATGCCCGCCCGTGCCACCTGCAAAAACAGGCAAAGTATGGTTCAAATTCTCCTTCACCCTCCACAATCAGATGGGGGAAGACGGGACGTATGAAGACCTGTTTGCCCGCTATACCCAAAGCGTAGAAATCTTTATTTTTGATGCCGGCGGACGATTTATCAAAAAACAGACCGACACACAGGGGCCGTTCACCGACGACTACCGTTTACAAACGGAACTTGCCCCCGGCGACTACCGCGCCATCAGCTGGGTAAACCTGCACGCCAATCCCGACATCATCCTCCTGCCCGAACCGCAGGAAGGCATTACCACTTTCGACGAGATGCAGGTGCAACTCCGGCACCTCACACTCAAAGTCACACCCAACGCCGCCACAGAACCCATCCCGCTGTTTCACGGCGACACACAGACATTTACCATTCGCGCAAACGATGGTTACGACCAGGAGATCGTCATCCCCTCGGGTCTGACGCGCGACACTAACCGCATCCGTTTCGCCATAAGCTGGCGCGACAAAGACACGCAGAAACTCTGCCCCCGATGGATGCACGCGGATTCCACCCGCATTTATATCGACGATAATTATGGAGCCATCGGTTTCGATAACCTGCCCGTACAAACCGACAGCCTCAATTACATACCCGTCTACCTCTCCGGCGGACAGGCTGGTAAAAGCACGTCCGCTACCGGCAACAGCGACAGTGAGGGCGACGAAGCGGCAACCCTGCATGCACAGGCCGGCATGCTCCGCCTGATGACCTCTTCCACCCCGGGCCTGCGCATCTGCCGCCTGCAACCCGACGGTTCCGAAAAAACGGTTTACCGGGCCGCACTGATGAACGACTTCATCTCCCGGCTTTATAAAACACAGGAGGCGCTCGACCGGGAAGACCTTTTCAACATCGAACTCGAATTCACCTGCGAACATGTCTCCGAACCGGACGAACCGGACGAACCGGACAATCCTGATAATCCTGATAACCCGGACAACCCGGACAACCCGGACAACCCCGACGATCCCGACAATCCCGACAACCCTGACGTTCCGGACATTCCGGACATTCCGGTGAACCCCGATAAACCCGGCAAAGAAAGCTGGATTGCCGTTAAGATCAGCATCAACGGCTGGACATTGGTAGACAACGGAGATATAGACCTCTGA
- a CDS encoding aquaporin, with product MYKKLLAEAIGTMVLVLMGCGTAVFNGGATSVAAVLTIAFGFGLSVVAMAYAIGHISGCHINPAITWGVLLTGRMSGKEAAGYMGAQVVGALVGSTFLYIIASGMGLEGTGANSYGEGHLIPAIVAEIIFTAIFVFVVLGTTAKENQTSNWAGLAIGLCLVLVHIVCIPITGTSVNPARSIAPALFAGGIALQQLWVFILAPFAGATLAAILWKVIGEKKE from the coding sequence ATGTATAAAAAATTATTAGCGGAAGCAATCGGCACGATGGTACTGGTATTAATGGGATGCGGTACCGCAGTATTCAACGGAGGAGCGACCTCGGTCGCAGCAGTTTTGACAATCGCGTTCGGATTCGGATTGTCTGTTGTAGCAATGGCATATGCAATAGGACATATTTCAGGATGCCATATCAACCCGGCAATCACCTGGGGAGTGTTGCTGACCGGCAGAATGTCCGGCAAAGAAGCGGCTGGCTATATGGGTGCACAGGTAGTCGGAGCACTGGTCGGTTCGACATTCTTATATATTATCGCATCCGGTATGGGACTCGAAGGAACCGGGGCCAATTCATACGGGGAAGGTCATTTGATCCCTGCGATCGTGGCCGAAATCATCTTTACCGCGATCTTCGTTTTTGTCGTTTTAGGCACAACGGCAAAAGAGAACCAGACTTCCAACTGGGCGGGATTAGCGATCGGATTATGCCTGGTACTGGTACATATTGTTTGTATTCCTATCACAGGTACGTCTGTCAATCCGGCGAGAAGCATTGCTCCGGCCCTGTTTGCCGGCGGGATTGCCTTGCAGCAATTATGGGTATTTATTCTTGCTCCATTTGCCGGTGCTACATTAGCTGCCATACTATGGAAAGTAATTGGAGAGAAGAAAGAATAA